In one window of Henckelia pumila isolate YLH828 chromosome 1, ASM3356847v2, whole genome shotgun sequence DNA:
- the LOC140876288 gene encoding somatic embryogenesis receptor kinase 4-like isoform X2 — MQTRSSSYSVLSPLLLIIFTCFSLKINPIRGNAELRALTEIKNSLDPENKYLSSWTTDGDPCSGAFEGVACNEHRKVANISLQGKGLAGKLPPAVAELKCLSGLYLHYNSLSGEIPKEIANLTELTDLYLNVNNFSGTIPAEIGGMATLQEQFLMHRRDLG, encoded by the exons ATGCAGACTCGCTCATCAAGTTATTCAGTTTTGAGTCCTCTTCTCTTGATCATTTTCACATGTTTTTCCTTGAAAATTAATCCCATTCGTGGAAATGCGGAGTTGAGAGCATTGACGGAGATAAAGAACTCTTTGGACCCGGAGAACAAGTACTTATCGTCGTGGACCACCGACGGCGATCCCTGCTCCGGCGCGTTTGAGGGAGTTGCGTGTAATGAACACCGGAAGGTGGCAAATATTTCCCTGCAAGGAAAAGGGCTCGCCGGGAAACTGCCGCCGGCGGTGGCGGAGCTTAAATGCTTGTCGGGTCTGTATTTGCATTACAATTCTTTGTCGGGGGAGATACCCAAGGAGATTGCTAATCTCACTGAGTTGACCGATCTTTATCTCAATGTTAATAACTTTTCTGGAACTATACCGGCTGAAATTGGAGGCATGGCTACTCTTCAAG AGCAGTTTTTGATGCATCGGCGAGATCTTGGGTGA
- the LOC140876288 gene encoding somatic embryogenesis receptor kinase 4-like isoform X3 gives MQTRSSSYSVLSPLLLIIFTCFSLKINPIRGNAELRALTEIKNSLDPENKYLSSWTTDGDPCSGAFEGVACNEHRKVANISLQGKGLAGKLPPAVAELKCLSGLYLHYNSLSGEIPKEIANLTELTDLYLNVNNFSGTIPAEIGGMATLQEYWL, from the exons ATGCAGACTCGCTCATCAAGTTATTCAGTTTTGAGTCCTCTTCTCTTGATCATTTTCACATGTTTTTCCTTGAAAATTAATCCCATTCGTGGAAATGCGGAGTTGAGAGCATTGACGGAGATAAAGAACTCTTTGGACCCGGAGAACAAGTACTTATCGTCGTGGACCACCGACGGCGATCCCTGCTCCGGCGCGTTTGAGGGAGTTGCGTGTAATGAACACCGGAAGGTGGCAAATATTTCCCTGCAAGGAAAAGGGCTCGCCGGGAAACTGCCGCCGGCGGTGGCGGAGCTTAAATGCTTGTCGGGTCTGTATTTGCATTACAATTCTTTGTCGGGGGAGATACCCAAGGAGATTGCTAATCTCACTGAGTTGACCGATCTTTATCTCAATGTTAATAACTTTTCTGGAACTATACCGGCTGAAATTGGAGGCATGGCTACTCTTCAAG AATATTGGCTTTAA
- the LOC140876288 gene encoding somatic embryogenesis receptor kinase 4-like isoform X1: MQTRSSSYSVLSPLLLIIFTCFSLKINPIRGNAELRALTEIKNSLDPENKYLSSWTTDGDPCSGAFEGVACNEHRKVANISLQGKGLAGKLPPAVAELKCLSGLYLHYNSLSGEIPKEIANLTELTDLYLNVNNFSGTIPAEIGGMATLQVFDASARSWVRMVWAMAIPTFPTVRQGDGGGNGD; this comes from the exons ATGCAGACTCGCTCATCAAGTTATTCAGTTTTGAGTCCTCTTCTCTTGATCATTTTCACATGTTTTTCCTTGAAAATTAATCCCATTCGTGGAAATGCGGAGTTGAGAGCATTGACGGAGATAAAGAACTCTTTGGACCCGGAGAACAAGTACTTATCGTCGTGGACCACCGACGGCGATCCCTGCTCCGGCGCGTTTGAGGGAGTTGCGTGTAATGAACACCGGAAGGTGGCAAATATTTCCCTGCAAGGAAAAGGGCTCGCCGGGAAACTGCCGCCGGCGGTGGCGGAGCTTAAATGCTTGTCGGGTCTGTATTTGCATTACAATTCTTTGTCGGGGGAGATACCCAAGGAGATTGCTAATCTCACTGAGTTGACCGATCTTTATCTCAATGTTAATAACTTTTCTGGAACTATACCGGCTGAAATTGGAGGCATGGCTACTCTTCAAG TTTTTGATGCATCGGCGAGATCTTGGGTGAGGATGGTCTGGGCGATGGCCATACCCACGTTCCCGACGGTGAGACAAGGTGATGGTGGAGGAAATGGTGACTAG
- the LOC140871009 gene encoding CST complex subunit STN1-like, which yields MDVKLLALYFLALTPCPTGLSRRGMPVLHVESLGIVVTREHKPGKFLKFTIDDGTGCIPCVLWLNQLVSPYFSRRDPSAVRFNADMAAKLASQIHLGAVARVRGKVKAYRGTLQITVSHVVLEADPNAQVLHWLDCVRLGRNCYDKFPNNRDKGKKSC from the coding sequence ATGGACGTCAAATTGTTGGCTTTGTATTTCCTTGCTCTTACGCCCTGCCCCACAGGCCTATCCCGAAGAGGGATGCCTGTTTTACATGTCGAGTCTCTGGGAATCGTGGTGACCCGGGAGCACAAACCAGGGAAGTTCCTGAAATTCACCATCGATGATGGCACTGGTTGCATCCCCTGTGTCCTCTGGCTCAATCAACTCGTCTCTCCTTACTTCTCCAGGCGCGATCCATCTGCTGTTCGATTTAATGCCGATATGGCAGCCAAACTTGCCTCGCAGATTCACCTGGGTGCTGTCGCAAGGGTCCGCGGGAAAGTGAAGGCCTACAGGGGCACGCTCCAAATAACGGTTTCCCATGTTGTTTTGGAAGCAGACCCGAATGCACAAGTGCTGCACTGGTTGGATTGTGTGAGGTTGGGGAGGAATTGTTACGACAAGTTTCCCAACAACAGAGACAAGGGTAAAAAATCATGTTGA